The DNA window GCAATTTGCAAATGAGGCGTTCCGTCTGAAGGATTTAACTTTAAAGCTTCTCTATAATATTGTCTTGCAGCTCCATAACTTCCGCGTTTTTTATAACCATGAGCAATTTTTTTTGCTAAACGACCTTTTTTAAACACATCAGTTTCTAATTCATAAGCTTGTTTGATGTAATCATCTCCTTCTTTATTTTTACCTTGTTTATACAATATTGTTGCAACAAAGTATTTTGTATCAGCAGAAGGTGCAGTTGCATCATAAGCTTTTACTAATTCAATATATAAAGGATCATCAGTGCATTCTTTGTTATACATTCTGCTTACAGCTCTTTTCAACCAAACTGCATCATTTTTATATGTTGGAAAATCTTTCTGATATAGTGGAATTAAATTCTCACAATTCGCTAACTGACCTAGATATGTATCTAAACTTCCTGATATTTTACCATTAGCCTCCAAAGATTTTTGATAAAACGTTTTGTATTTACCTTCTTTTTTTGTCAATACCGTTCCTGCTTCTTCTTTCTCAATAAGTTTATTCAATTTAATTGTGTAATTAGCATTGATCGTTTCTAATTGCTCAGACACATCATCATACTTATTAAAGACATCTTGAATTGGTGCTTGTTCTGCTTTATTTAAATCTACAACCTTAGTAAAATACACATACAAACCTTTAGCACTAGTGAAGTTTTTTAGATCCTGTGTATATGCTTTATCAAATGCATCATATACTTGTTTATCAGTTAGACCAAGTTCTTTTTGGTTGTCATACATTAAAAGTCCTTTATCAGAAAGCACATCACCTAAATCATATTTACTTGGAAAGTACTCCATTCCCTTATCCCAAACAACCATAAGATCTGTAATAAAATCTAATTTTTCTTGACCACTAGAATTATCAATTTTATGATTAAGAATCTTATCTCCATAAGCATAAATAGCATAACTAAACTTAGGACATTTGTTTCTTACTTTCATCCAAGGTTCGTAAGCTTCATCATATTTTTTACTCTTAACGAAGTCGCTCATTAAAGTTAAATTAAGCATACACTCTTCATCTTGTTGCGCAAAACCGAAGTTTGCTGTTAAGAACAAAGCAGCTAATATTAAAATAATTCTCGTTTTCATTGTATTCATTTTTCGTTAGTTATATTTTCTTTTTTCGAACCATATGTCATTTAAAGACATACTAAATTGGAAATTCACAAAATTCTCTTGTATTAAATTTTGGTTAGTTGTACCTCTTCTACCAACTTCTAATCCAAGATTAGCATTTGAGAACCATTTCCCAACAGGTAATCCAACTCCAAAAGATATGCCAAACTCGTTTATGTTTTCATTATTTATTTCTAAACCTGTATTTTCGAAATGCATTCCAGCTCTATAAGTCGCTCTTTTCCAGTAACTCGAAAATGAATCAGGATTTGGAACAAAGAAACCACCAATTGATATATTTGATGCATTTACAAAGTTTGCATTATTTATTGCTACTATTGGGTTTGAAAACTTACTGGTATTTTGAAACGTATATTCGGCTCCTAAAAACCATTTTCTTGGTGCTCCAATTCCTCCTCCAAAAGACAATCTGGCTGGCAATTTTAATTCAGTACTCTCTAAGTCTAGTGCTTCTAAATCTGCATCAATTGTATTTACCACAAATTCTTGTCCATTTTGCTGATTGATAACAATTGTAGAAAATGTTCTAGTGTTTTTAGATGTTATGTTGCTTTGGGGCGAATAGGTTAATCCTGATTGCAATTCAAGTTTCTCATTAATCATGGTTTTATAGGTCAAACCCAAATTAATATTTAATCCACTTAGATCAGATCTATTTTGTTCTCTTGATTGGTATTGAATCACATTTCCTTCATCATCATAAAGAAACTCTATGGCTGTATTTTGGATATTTCCAAAATTATAATGCACATCTATACCCAAACTCAATTCATCTGTAATACGATATCCAAACCCAAGAAAGGCCTTATTTAAACCACCTTCTCCTCGATATCTATTTAAAACATCATTGTTATTGTTTTGATCTTCTAATTTATAACCAACAGAAGTATACGGTAAAATCCCAAGGCCAAATCCAAGTTTATTTCCTAATGGAATTGACAAAGCCATATAGTCAATTGTTGTAGCACTTGTCTTTTCACTTCCTGAATCTGATTTTAAGTTTATGCTATTATGACTCGCTGCTATAGAAAATTTAACTGGACGATTTTCATAATTTAAAACCTTAAGGTTCGGACCAACATATGCTGCTGGGTTTCTAAGATTAACATGAATACTATCTGTATAGATGCTCAATCCTCCCATACTCCTATTTTCAACTGTACCTTTAAATTTTAAAGATCCTATTCCATAAAAAGAATATGGTGAAGCTGTACCTTCTTGTGCATTCATTTGTAATGCAAAAAAAGCAACTAAAACTATTACAAGTTTTTTTATCATTATTGTGTATTATATTCTAAAATAAAATTCAAACCTTCTAAAAGAAAATTTGAATTCGCAAATATGCCATTTTTTAATTGTTTTGACAAGAAATTGGCATCACCACCTGTTAAAATAACTGTTAAATCCGAATATTTTTCTTTATACTCATTAATAACACCTTCTATTTCTTTCAAAACACCAAATACAACTCCAGAATGAATTGAACTTTCTGTTGTATTTCCAATCAATGATTTAGGGAGTTTAGATTCAAGTAACGGAAGATTTGCGGTTAAATTATGTAAACTATGATATCTCAATCTAATACCAGGAGAAATTGCTCCTCCAAAATATTCATTTTGTGTATTTATAAAATCATATGTAATACAAGTTCCAGCATCAATGATAAGAACATTCATATCTGGAAATTGTTCTACTGAAGCACTAACCAAAGCTATACGGTCTACTCCAAGAGTTTTAGGTGTTTTGTATAAATTTTTATATGGCTGTTTAGTTTCAGAATTTAGAACTAATAGTTCAATCTCGGATGCTACTATTTGAACATCTTGATTATTCAATTTTCCTACAGAAGATATTATTCCTTTAGTAATGATAGGATATTTATTAAGTACTTTTCTAACTGCATTTATAAACCCGTCATGCTGAACTGTAATTTTTTCAAATAATACATCGTCCTGAAAAACAGCAAGTTTCACTAATGTGTTTCCTACATCTATTATTAAATTCATATAAAAAGATAAGCTGTAAACATACAAAATGCAACAAACACTTAAAGTCTGTTTAACCAAAAAATAACATATTAATCCCTTGAAAATAATGAGACTATCAACTTTAATAAATAAAGATTATAAATTTTTAAGGTTTCCTTTGCGAATAATAAAAATGCATATATATTTGCATTCTCGTTTAA is part of the Psychroserpens ponticola genome and encodes:
- a CDS encoding tetratricopeptide repeat protein, with product MKTRIILILAALFLTANFGFAQQDEECMLNLTLMSDFVKSKKYDEAYEPWMKVRNKCPKFSYAIYAYGDKILNHKIDNSSGQEKLDFITDLMVVWDKGMEYFPSKYDLGDVLSDKGLLMYDNQKELGLTDKQVYDAFDKAYTQDLKNFTSAKGLYVYFTKVVDLNKAEQAPIQDVFNKYDDVSEQLETINANYTIKLNKLIEKEEAGTVLTKKEGKYKTFYQKSLEANGKISGSLDTYLGQLANCENLIPLYQKDFPTYKNDAVWLKRAVSRMYNKECTDDPLYIELVKAYDATAPSADTKYFVATILYKQGKNKEGDDYIKQAYELETDVFKKGRLAKKIAHGYKKRGSYGAARQYYREALKLNPSDGTPHLQIASMYAKSANSCGDTNFNKRAVFWYAAQEALKAGRVDASMKSSAQQAANSYNANAPTKSEIFQAGNAGTTISIGCWIGGSVQVPNL
- a CDS encoding outer membrane protein transport protein — protein: MIKKLVIVLVAFFALQMNAQEGTASPYSFYGIGSLKFKGTVENRSMGGLSIYTDSIHVNLRNPAAYVGPNLKVLNYENRPVKFSIAASHNSINLKSDSGSEKTSATTIDYMALSIPLGNKLGFGLGILPYTSVGYKLEDQNNNNDVLNRYRGEGGLNKAFLGFGYRITDELSLGIDVHYNFGNIQNTAIEFLYDDEGNVIQYQSREQNRSDLSGLNINLGLTYKTMINEKLELQSGLTYSPQSNITSKNTRTFSTIVINQQNGQEFVVNTIDADLEALDLESTELKLPARLSFGGGIGAPRKWFLGAEYTFQNTSKFSNPIVAINNANFVNASNISIGGFFVPNPDSFSSYWKRATYRAGMHFENTGLEINNENINEFGISFGVGLPVGKWFSNANLGLEVGRRGTTNQNLIQENFVNFQFSMSLNDIWFEKRKYN
- a CDS encoding type III pantothenate kinase, translating into MNLIIDVGNTLVKLAVFQDDVLFEKITVQHDGFINAVRKVLNKYPIITKGIISSVGKLNNQDVQIVASEIELLVLNSETKQPYKNLYKTPKTLGVDRIALVSASVEQFPDMNVLIIDAGTCITYDFINTQNEYFGGAISPGIRLRYHSLHNLTANLPLLESKLPKSLIGNTTESSIHSGVVFGVLKEIEGVINEYKEKYSDLTVILTGGDANFLSKQLKNGIFANSNFLLEGLNFILEYNTQ